Below is a window of Acidobacteriota bacterium DNA.
GGCGCAGGTAGAAGTCCACGATGGTGCTGGACGACAGCGAGTTCAGCGCGGCGCTCAGGTTGCTCATCGCCGCTGCTAGGATGGCCGCGATCAGCAGGCCGGAGATGATGTGCGGCATCTGGGTGACGATGAATGTGGGGAAGATGCGGTCGGAGCGCTCGAAGGCGAGCAGTGGCGGAAAGATGCGGTAGAAGACGAACAGCATCGCGCCGACCATCAGGAAGAGCGTGAACTGCACCAGGACAAATACGCCGCTCGAGAGCAGCGCCGTCTTGGACTCACGCTCGGTGCGTGCAGAGAGCAGGCGTTGGACGATGAGCTGGTCGGTGCCGTGACTGGCGGTAGTGAGGAAGGTGCCGCCGATCAATCCGGCCCAGAAGGTGTAGGGCGTGGCCATGGACCAGCGAAAATCGAAGACATGGAATTTGCCGGCACCGCTCGCGATCTCGACCACCGTGTGCCATCCACCGGGAACGAGATGCAGGATGGTGTAGACGCCGACGAGCGTGCCGCAAAGGTAGATGGCCATCTGCACCACGTCTGTCCAGATGACCGCGGCCATGCCGCCTTCGAGCGTGTAGATGAAAGTAAGCAGCAGGATGATGGCGATGGACCACACGTCACCGGTGCCGATGGCGATGCCGATGACGATGGACACGGCGAAGACGCGGACACCTTCCGCCGCGGCGCGGGTTGCGAGGAACATCCCCGCGGTGAACTTGTGCAGCACCGGCCCGAAGCGGCGGTCGATGAGCTGATAAGCGGTGAAGAGTTCGCCGCGGAAATATTGCGGGATGAAGACAAAGCTGATGACCACGCGTCCGACGAGATAGCCGAGGACGACCTGGAGGAATCCGAAGTCCTTGTCGTAAGCGAGCCCGGGGATGCTGATGACGGTGAGCGTGCTGGTTTCGGCGGCGACGATGGAGAGCGCGATCGCCCACCACGGCACGCTGCGGTCGGCGAGGAAATAATCGCGCAGGGTGCGCTGCCGCTTGCGGAAGCGCAGTCCGAAGAGCGTGATGCCGGCGAGGTACGCGGCGATCACAACGAGGTCGAGCAGGTCGAGTCCGCGGGCGATGCGCAAGCTCCGTTCGGTAGAAAACACACAGCGAGTCCGCGGGGCGTCAAACGCAAAAGATGTTCCGCGGCAAGGCGCTTATGGTACAAGTTTTGCACAATGCCTTACTACGTCGGCGTCGACGCCGGCGGCACGAAGACGGAATGTGCCGTTGGCGACGACCGTTCGACCCTGGGCCGCTCGACCGCCGCGAGCTGCAAGGTCCAGAGGGTCGGGGAGACTGCCGCACACGCGGCGCTGCACGACGCCGTCGTGCGCGCATGCGATGCCGCGGGGGTGTCGCCGCAGAACGTGGCGCGTACCATGATCGGCATCGCGGGCGCTTCCGACTTGCAACTCGCTGCGCTGATCAAGCGCATGGCGAGTGAGATCCTATCCGGTGAAGTCGAGGTGGTGGGCGATAACGTGATCGCCATGGAAGCCGCGTTCCGCAGCGGCGCCGGGGTGATCACCATCGCGGGCACCGGCTCGATCGTGTATGGACGCAACGAGCGCGGCGAATGCGCGCGCGCCGGTGGCTGGGGGCCGATCATCTCCGACGAAGGTTCCGCGGAATGGATCGGGCGCCGCGCCGCAGAAGCTGCGGTGCGGGCGGTGGACATCGGCCAGACGACCACGGTCACCAACGTCATCATGAAAGCGTGGCACGTGGCCACGCGCGAGGACATCGTGCGTCTGGCCAACGGATTTCCGCGGCCGGAGTTTGCGGCGCTCTATCCGCACCTGCTGGCCGCAGCCGATGCGGGGGATGGAGTGGCGCGCGACATCCTGATGCGCGCCGGCGCCGAGCTCGCGGGACTCGCCAAGATCGTGATCCGCAGGCTGTGGCCGGGACGCCAGTCGGTGCGCGTCTGCGTGGCCGGCGGCGTCTTCGCCAGCTCGACCCTGGTGCGCCAGGTGTTCAGCAACTCGCTGCGCGCCGAGCGACCCGACGTCGCAGTCAACTTCGGCAACGTGCATCCTGTCGCGGGCGCACTGGCGATCGCGCGGCGCGGAGCGCAGACAGCGCAGGCGGCGCCGGCCGGGCCGGCTGGGCATCCGACGCAGAGCGCTCGCTGATGCGCGGCGGCGGCCTGACGGACTAGAATCCTGGCAGCGGACTTCAAATCACGAACCGCGACCCTCGACCCATGACCCGCATGCCAGGCTCATCCTCATCCTCCTCGTCGTCATCGTCATCTTCGCCGTCTGGGGATGCCGCGCCGGGAAAGGCGCGCGCGAAGAAGGCCGTGCCCCTGACCGCGGCGCAGCAGGCCGCGCTGGAAGAGCGCATCCGCAACGCTACCCCGGAAGCGCTCAAGGAGCTGGCCGGATCGGCGCAGCTCGATGAGGACCTCGCACTCGCGCTGCTGGCGCGCCGCGACCTGCGCGGCGCTACCATCGAGGCGCTCGCTAAGAACGGCGTGGTGATGAAACATCGCAAGGTCATCGCTGCGGTGGTTATGCATCCGCGAACGCCGCGGCATATCTCGCTGCCGGTGGCGCGCCATCTCTACACCTTCGAGCTGATGCAGATCGCGCTCACCCCCGCGGTGGCCGCCGACGTGAAGCTGGCGGTGGAAGAGAACATCGTGGCGCGACTGGAATCCGTCTCCGCCGGCGAGCGGATGACGCTGGCGCGCCGCGCGTCGAATCGCGTGGTGGGTGCGTTGCTGCTCGATCGCGACGCTCGCGTGGTCGAGGCCGCGCTGGCCAGCCCGATGATGAACGAGGCTGCCATAGTGAAGGCGCTGATGCGGGAGGAGGCACCTGAGCATTTCGTGGCGATGGCAAGCAAGCACGTGAAGTGGTCAGTGCAGCGAGACGTGCAGATCGCGCTGCTGCGCAACGACAAGACGCCGCTGGCGCGCGTGCTTGCGTTCGCGCAGATATTGCCGACGCAGACCTTGCGCGACGTGCTTTCGCACTCGCGGCTTTCTGCCAATGTGAAGTTGTACCTGCTGGAGGAGCTGGCGCTGCGCGAGAAACGGCCGCTACGGTAGCGGCGGCGCTTTGCGCTGCGTGATGTCCTCGATGGTGGCGACGGCAAAATCCGGCTCGCCCTTGCCGCACCAGCCTAGGCGGTTTGCTGGTCGAAGTGCTCGCGGATCTTTTCCGCCTGTTTGCGCGTGACGACGGCAGAGAGCGCATTCAGGTCGGCGAGCTTGACCGCGCGTTCCGAGCCGAAGTGCTCGAGCAAGCGGCGACGCGTGGTGGCGCCGATGCCGGGGACTTCCAGCAGGTCGCTCGAGCGGTCGCGCATCTGCCGGCGCTTGCGATGGAAGGTCACGGCGAAGCGGTGGGCCTCGTCGCGAATGAGCTGTACCAGGTGCAGGATGGGGGAATGGTGGTCGAGCCTGACGGGCTCGTCCTCCATCCCATGGACGTAGATGATCTCTTCGCGTTTCGCGATAGCGGCGAGCGGTTGGTTGATGACGCCGAGCGATTCGAGCGCTTGCGCGGCGGAGTGGAGCTGTCCGATGCCGCCATCGACGAGGATGAGCGAGGGGAACTTGGCTTTATCCGCGAGCAGCCGCTTGTAGCGGCGCTCCACCACCTCGCGCATGGAGGCAAAGTCGTCCACGCCGATGACGCCGCGGATGATGAACTTGCGGTAATCGGACTTCTTCATCTTGCCATCTTCCCAGACCACCATCGAGGCGACGGTCTCCGCGCCCTGGATGTGCGAGATGTCGAAGCACTCGATGCGCTTGGGCAGCGCCGGCATCTGCAAGGCTTCCTGCAACGCTTCCTGGATGGCGCGCTGCTGGGGCTTGAGCACACGGAAGCGCTGGTCGTAAGACTGCTTCGCATTCTTCCCCACCAGATCGAGCAACGAGCGCTTCTCGCCACGTTGCGGGACGAGGATCTCGACGCGGTGTCCGGATCGTTCGGTGAGCAGCGTTTCGAGCGTCAGCCGGTCCTCGAAATCCACCGGGACGAGGATCTGTCGCGGGACGTACTGCTGGTCGATGTAGACCTGCTTCAGCAGGGCAGAGAAGAATGTTGAGGCGGAGAATGGAAGGGCGTCTCTACCGTGAGCCTCCTCGGCCTGTGTCTCGTCATGGTGCGCCTCAGGGGCGCCCATCTCCGGCAGGTCTTCCCAGAAGAAGTCGCGGCGATCGAGCACGCGTCCTGTCCGCATGTGGAAGAGGTTGACGGCCAGCATGTTGTTTTCGAAGTGGTAGCCGAAGACGTCCGTATCGTCGCCCTCGGCGGCAGCGATGCGTTGCTTCTCCGTGACCTGCTCGACGGTCGAGACCAGGTCGCGCAACTTGGCGGCGCGCTCGTACTCTTGCTGCTCGGCGGCCTGGTCCATGCGCTCGCGCAGCGAGCGCGAGAGATCGCCGGTGCGTCCCTCGAGGAACAGCCGGACATCGCCGACCGCCTGCTCATACTGCTCTGGCGTGGTCAGGTCGCGGACACACGGCCCGAGGCAGCGCTTGATGTAGTACTGCAAACAAGGGCGCGCGTGGTAGCGCGTGAGGTCCACGGTGCAGGAGGGTACGAGGAAATTGCGGTGGATGAGGTCGGTGATGCGATACGCGAGGTTGGCAGGGAAGTACGGACCGTAATAGGTTGCGCCATCTTTCTTCAGCCGGCGCGTGACGTAGACGCGCGGGTAGCGCTCCTCGGTCAGCTTGATGTAGGGATACGTCTTGTCATCGCGCAACAGGATGTTGAAGCGCGGCTGCTTCTGCTTGATGAGATTGTTCTCGAGCGCGAGCGCCTCCATCTCGTTGTCGACGACGATGTATTCAACGTCCACCGCCTCGCGCAGCAGTGAGCCGGTCTTTGCATCTGCGCCGGCTTGGGCGCCGAAGTAGGAGCGCACACGCGCGCGCAGGCTGTTCGCCTTGCCGACGTAGATCACCTGGCCCTCGGCGTTTTTGTAGAGGTAGACGCCGGGGGAGGCAGGGAGCGAACGGATTTTGGCTTGCAGGTCCATTATTCTCCAGGGTCGCCGCAACGCAGTCGCCTCGCCCGCGACGGGCTTGGCTCGGCTGCGTCGCCCCTCACGCTCTGCTCGCGCTGTACGGCGCTCGCTCCGCGCTCACCCGTGTCCTATTCTCCAGGGTCGCCGCAGAGACGGGGCAAGCCCGGTCTCTGCCGAAGGTATCCCCCGGTAAAAATTCTATTATCCAGCCTAAGTCGCGCTTTTTTTGCGCTCGGGCAGCTTTGGATTTGATGCAGCAGCATGGAAGTTGGTCGCTAAGTCTTTGCTAGTCATGGTGTTAGTGAGGGTCTGAGATTCTGCGGATTGGCAGGGCGGTTGCTCTAGTACGTGCGACCGAGGCGTGCCTCGGGCCGAAGTTATACCCGCGAGAGCCAACGTCCTCGCGACGCAAGCGGCGACGCGCGTGGACTCGCTGCACAACACGGTCGCGAACCTAGACAACTACAAGCCGGTGGTCGAGACCAGCGTGCACTTCGGATTCGACCAAGCCGACCTGGCCAAGAAAGCGAAGGAAGCGCTTGACCAGCTCGCCGCCGAGATCCCGAGCCAGAAGCATTTCATCGTGGTGGTGGAAGGCGGAACGGATTCGGTGGGCGATGCGAACTACAACTATCAGTTGAGCGAGCGGCGCGCTTCGTCCGTGATCCAGTACCTGGCGGAGAAGTATCAGGCGCCGGCGCACAAGATCTACGTGATCGGGTTGGGCAAGGACAAGAAGGTCGCCTCCAACGGCAGCGCTTCCGGACGCGCGAAGAACCGCCGCGTGGAAGTCCGGCTGATGACCAACAGCACGGAAGCACCGCAGTCGGCATCGAACGAGCCGCAGTCGTAAGAGTTTCATCGAGCAAGACGTTCATCTCTCCCCCGAGAGGTTTGCGCCTAACAGGCCGTCTCCCTCGAGACGGCCTGTATTTTTGGCACGACCGGAAGCGCGGTAGAATAGAGGCAATGCCCCGTGCCGCTTTACTGGTCGCAGCCCTGCTACTTTCGACGGCTTGGTGTGCCGCGCAGATGGAACCGAAGACCAGCGGACGCGGCAAAGCTCCCGAGTCGCAAGCGCCACCGCGGGCGGTTGACAACTCCAGTGAAAGCTCCAGCCGAGAAACCCAGATAGACCTGAGCGCGCCCGCGAACGGTTACAAGCACGAAGGGGCAGAAGCTGCCACCGGCGTGGGCGAGTTCAAGAAGTACGATCCGCACCGCGCCGACAAAGACCTGGAAGTCGCCGAGTACTACGCCAAGCAGGGAAACTATCGCGCGGCACTGTGGCGCTACCAGGACGCGCTCGAATACAAGCCCAACGATCCCACGACGACGTTCAAGCTGGCGCAGGCATATGCGCAACTAGGACGGCCGCAGCCGGCGGCGCGGTACGTGACGCTCTATATGCGGCTGGCGCCCGATGGCGAGTTCGTGGCCGAGGCGAAGAAGATGCAGGAGAAGTTACAGGCGCAAATCCTGGCCATGGCGAAGACGCCGGAGCAGAAGCAGGCATTCGCGCTGGTGGATGAAGGCGCGGTACTGCTCAGCCGGCACGACTATCGCGGCGCGATCGGGAGGTTCCAAGCCGCGCTCGAGGCCGATCCCGGCAATCAGGACGCGACTTTCTTTTTAGCAGACGCGTACGAGCAGAATGGCTTGATGGAAGAGGCGAGCGAGGCCTACCGCGCCTACCTGCGGCTCGATCCCGACGGTGCGTTCTCCGACGCGGCGCGGATCGCGCTGCAGCATTTGCCCGCGCTGCGCGGTGAAGGCATCCCGGCGAAGCCCGAGCTGCCTACTTCTCTACCTTCAGAAACTCCCCGGTAGTCGCGTCCACCGCGACGCGCAGTTTGGCGTCGGACAAGCTGGTGCCGTAGATCACGTGCCACTTCAACTTGCTCTCCTTGGGCGACCAATCGAGTTGGAAGATGATGGGCTGAGCGGGATCTTTCTTGGTGAGCTTCTCACCGCCATGTGCCTGCGCGACGGCAACGGCTTTGTCGGAATCCTGCTTGAGGAAGTTAAGGTCGAAGGGTTGAGTGTTGGCGTTCGACGGGCTCCAATATCCTTCCGCGTCAGATGCGACGCCGGGAGCGGGTGCGTCTGGCCCGGTGACGCCCGACCACGCGAAGGCTTTTGAGGAGCTGCGTTGCGTGGAAGCGAAGACGGCGCGCCACACCCCGGCTTTGCCCAGCGCCCCGGGAGCGTCCTTGGTGTACTGTGACTCGAGCCGGAAGGGTTTTGCGTCTGCGGCCCAGCCACGCGCGTTGATATAGGCTTTCTGGAAGGCGACGCGGCCGGTCTCGTACTCATTGGCCGCGACGGTGGGTTTGGCCGCGGGCTTGGCGCCGCCTTCCGAGGGGGACTTCTCCGGTTCCGACGAACAACCGGCAAGCATGACGAGGACGGCGAGAGCGAGTAGGGCGGGGTTGTTGCGCATGAGAGTGTCCCTCGGCTGATACGGTGAGTCCAGTGGGCAGACATTCTAAATGAGCGGCTGGCTAAATGAACGGCTGGCAAAATGAAGCAGTGGCTGAATGATGGCAACGGAGGAGCGATGCATCCGACGGTCGAAGCGACTTGGAAGATGATCGAGACGGCGACGGCGGGCATGTCACCGGAGGATCTGGCGCGGCATCCAGAAGGGAAGTGGTGCACGGCAGAGGTGGTGGAGCACCTGCTCATCACATACACCGCGACCACCG
It encodes the following:
- a CDS encoding sodium/solute symporter (Members of the Solute:Sodium Symporter (SSS), TC 2.A.21 as described in tcdb.org, catalyze solute:Na+ symport. Known solutes for members of the family include sugars, amino acids, nucleosides, inositols, vitamins, urea or anions, depending on the system.); translation: MRIARGLDLLDLVVIAAYLAGITLFGLRFRKRQRTLRDYFLADRSVPWWAIALSIVAAETSTLTVISIPGLAYDKDFGFLQVVLGYLVGRVVISFVFIPQYFRGELFTAYQLIDRRFGPVLHKFTAGMFLATRAAAEGVRVFAVSIVIGIAIGTGDVWSIAIILLLTFIYTLEGGMAAVIWTDVVQMAIYLCGTLVGVYTILHLVPGGWHTVVEIASGAGKFHVFDFRWSMATPYTFWAGLIGGTFLTTASHGTDQLIVQRLLSARTERESKTALLSSGVFVLVQFTLFLMVGAMLFVFYRIFPPLLAFERSDRIFPTFIVTQMPHIISGLLIAAILAAAMSNLSAALNSLSSSTIVDFYLR
- the uvrC gene encoding excinuclease ABC subunit UvrC — encoded protein: MDLQAKIRSLPASPGVYLYKNAEGQVIYVGKANSLRARVRSYFGAQAGADAKTGSLLREAVDVEYIVVDNEMEALALENNLIKQKQPRFNILLRDDKTYPYIKLTEERYPRVYVTRRLKKDGATYYGPYFPANLAYRITDLIHRNFLVPSCTVDLTRYHARPCLQYYIKRCLGPCVRDLTTPEQYEQAVGDVRLFLEGRTGDLSRSLRERMDQAAEQQEYERAAKLRDLVSTVEQVTEKQRIAAAEGDDTDVFGYHFENNMLAVNLFHMRTGRVLDRRDFFWEDLPEMGAPEAHHDETQAEEAHGRDALPFSASTFFSALLKQVYIDQQYVPRQILVPVDFEDRLTLETLLTERSGHRVEILVPQRGEKRSLLDLVGKNAKQSYDQRFRVLKPQQRAIQEALQEALQMPALPKRIECFDISHIQGAETVASMVVWEDGKMKKSDYRKFIIRGVIGVDDFASMREVVERRYKRLLADKAKFPSLILVDGGIGQLHSAAQALESLGVINQPLAAIAKREEIIYVHGMEDEPVRLDHHSPILHLVQLIRDEAHRFAVTFHRKRRQMRDRSSDLLEVPGIGATTRRRLLEHFGSERAVKLADLNALSAVVTRKQAEKIREHFDQQTA
- a CDS encoding OmpA family protein, producing MPRAEVIPARANVLATQAATRVDSLHNTVANLDNYKPVVETSVHFGFDQADLAKKAKEALDQLAAEIPSQKHFIVVVEGGTDSVGDANYNYQLSERRASSVIQYLAEKYQAPAHKIYVIGLGKDKKVASNGSASGRAKNRRVEVRLMTNSTEAPQSASNEPQS
- a CDS encoding tetratricopeptide repeat protein — protein: MPRAALLVAALLLSTAWCAAQMEPKTSGRGKAPESQAPPRAVDNSSESSSRETQIDLSAPANGYKHEGAEAATGVGEFKKYDPHRADKDLEVAEYYAKQGNYRAALWRYQDALEYKPNDPTTTFKLAQAYAQLGRPQPAARYVTLYMRLAPDGEFVAEAKKMQEKLQAQILAMAKTPEQKQAFALVDEGAVLLSRHDYRGAIGRFQAALEADPGNQDATFFLADAYEQNGLMEEASEAYRAYLRLDPDGAFSDAARIALQHLPALRGEGIPAKPELPTSLPSETPR